The sequence below is a genomic window from Ensifer adhaerens.
GACGGGGCGAATGTGTTCCCTATCGCCGCTACGGAGAAACGATCGAGAGCGTCATGGCCGAAATCAACGCCATCCTGCCGATGGTGGTCGAAGGCATGGAACGCAGCGTGTTGCAGTCGCTGATGAAGCCGGGGGCTGCCCGCAATGCGGTCGATTGCGCCCTCTGGGATCTTGAAGCGAAAAAGCGCGACATGACCGTCATGGAGGCGATGGGCCTGAGCATCGCGCGGCCTCTCGTGACGGCCTACACGATTTCGTTGGCTTCGGCCGAGGAGATGGCAGCGCAGACGGCGAAATGGGCGCATCGCAAGCTGCTCAAGGTCAAGGTCGGCACGGAAGACGACGAATCACGCATTCGCGCGGTTCGCGCCGCCGCCCCCGACAGCGCCATCGTTCTGGACGCCAACGAAGGCTGGACCGAGGACAATCTGACACGCCATCTGACCATCGCCGCCGAATGCGGGATTGCGCTGATCGAACAGCCGCTGCCAGCCGGCAAGGACGCCCTGCTCGCACGCATTCCGCATCCCGTGCCGATTTGCGCGGATGAAAGCGCGCACGAAGCCGAAGGGCTCGAACTGCTGCGCGACCGATATGATGCGATCAACATCAAGCTCGACAAGGCGGGCGGACTGACGGAAGCCGTCAAAATGAAGAATCGAGCCCGCGAACTCGGCTACGAGGTCATGGTCGGCTGCATGGTCGGAACGTCGCTGGCCATGGCCCCCGCCGTGCTGCTGGCCCAGGACGCGGACTTCGTCGATCTCGATGGGCCGCTCCTGCTGTCGCGGGACCGGACGCCGGGCCTGGTCTATGACGCCTCGTTCGTCCTTCCACCTGCGCCAGCTCTTTGGGGCTGAGACAGCCAGCCGGCGATGACCGAGAGCGTGCCCGCAATGGCCAGTACGCACATGAACAGGAAGCTGACGCCGCCGAAGCGGTTGAACACGAAGCCGCAGAAGAAGGTCGAAACGGCCAGGAAGATGTTGCTGTAGAAGAAATACAGCCCCTCCGCGGTGGCCTCCTGATGGCCCGGCACGCGCTGTGTGATCAGCCGCTGCAGCCCGAGATGCGCGGTGGCGAAGGTGAAGGCGTGCAGGACCTGCAACGGAATGAAGCTATAGAAATCCGTTGCTAGCGGGAACGCGGCCCAGCGCACGATCGACATCATCGTTCCGGCAAGGATGAGCTGCCAGATCGAGAAGCGGCGCAGCAGCCAGCTCGACCACAGGAAGACGCAAACTTCGGCGGCGACGCCCGCGCCCCAAAGCAGACCGATCTGCGATCCCGGGATCCCGATCTGCTCCCAGTAAAGCGATGAGAACGTGTAGAGCATGGCGTGGCTGGAGCCGGACAGTGTCACGCCGATGAGGACGAAGAGGAAGTCCGGCTTGCGGAAAACACGCTCTTCAGGAACCATTGTCGGCTCCGTAATCGGCTTCAGGCGGCTGACACCCGTTTTCGGTGCGATCAAGCCGCCGAGAACCGTCAGGAGGAAGCCGAAGGTAATGGCAGGCAGCACCGAGCTTGCCCCATGTGCACCGACGAGATAGCCCCCGGCCAATGTCGAGACGATGAAAAGGATCGAGCCCCACATCCGCATGTGACCGTACTGGAAGGCCCAGCGGCGCGCGCCCGTCATCATCAGCGATTCGGCGACCGGCGAATAGGGCGAATAAAATGCGCCCAGCAGGCCGTAGATCAGCAGAACCGGCCAGAACGCCACCGAATAGAACAGGGCGCAACAGGTGATGAACGAGGTGAGTCCCGACCAGAAGAGGACGGTTGCCCGCTCCCCGATCCTGTCGGAGAGCGCGGCCACCACGGGCGCGACGATCACGCGGACGATCAGGGGCACGCCGGTGATCAGCCCGATCTGCCAGTCCGCCAGATGCAGCGACTGAAGCCAGACTGGAAAATAGGGCATCAGAAGCGCATTGGTGATCATGGGCGCGCAGAACGTCATTGCGGCCCGCGTTCTGTAATAGAACGGCGCTTGCCCGAACTGGGCGTCCGAAAGAACAGTGGTCATGTGATACCTGGAGGCGTGCGTCCGCGGAAAATGCCGGGACTGACTCGATTGCTAACACGCCCTTATGAGGTACGCCAATCAGCCTTTTTAATGGTCTGATCAATTCCGTGAAAACACGAGGATCGGTGTGACTTTTTTATCGGCTTCTCAGCGCCGCGCCGAGCGCCGTGCGGGCAAGCGTCGCCATCTCGTCGGGGTCGTCCCAGCCGATCTCGGGCATGGACCAGTAGGGCATCTTGACGTCCTTGCCGGTCTTGTTGTGCTGGTAGGTCCATTGCACACCGCCTTGAGCTTCGTATTGCGCGGCGCATTCGGCGTCGCCCTTGAGTAGCATGCGGTCGCGCAGCCAGATCGCGATGATCTCGCCATCGCTATAGATGCCCTTGCCGCCAAACATGCGGCGAATGGAGATGGGGGCGACGGCCTGAAACATCTCCTCAAGCTGATCGTTATCCATCGCCCTACCCCTTCAGCACACCGCCGGCCGCCTCGATCGCCTCAATGGTATCCACATCAAGATGGGCGGCCTCGCCGATTTCGACATCCACGACCGGCAGGCCGCTTTTCTCGATGATATGCCGCGCACCGACATCGCCCTCAAGGCGCAGGAGCGCCGGGTAGAGCGTCTTCGGCAGGATCACAGGGTTACCGCGCTTGCCGGCGGACACGGCGCGGACGATGGCATTGCCACCTTCGCGACGGAAGGCGTCGATCAGCTTGCTGTAGTCGTCGGCGGTGACTCCCGGCATGTCTGCGAGCGCAATGACAATGCCGTCCCTCTCCCGGAGCGCCTCGACGCCGACGCGGATCGAGGAGGCCATGCCGCTGGCAAAGTCTGGATTGCGGATGCTTTCCACGTTGAGCCCGGCAAGCGCCTCCCCGATCTCCTCGGCTCGATGACCTGTGATAACGGCGACCTTTTCGGCACCCGCAGACACTGCCGCCGCGACGCTGCGGCGCACCAGCGGCTCGCCGGAAAATTCGGCCAGCAGCTTGTGTTTTTCTCCGCCCATGCGGCTGGCGCGGCCGGCGGCGAGAACGGCGATGCCGACCGTCGGGCGATGCGGCTCCTCCGTCGCCTTTTCGCGCGGCAACGGGCGCAGCGGAATTTCCATCAGAAGACCTCCGACGCCCAAGCTCGCGGCATCCTTTTGCGTGGGCCGTTCGCCGGCGAGGATGCGGTTCAGGATCCAGTCGAAACCGTTTTCCTTGGGGCTTCTGGCACAGCCCGGGGCGCCGATGACCGGAACGCCGTGGACATAGCCGAGCACCAGAAGATTGCCCGGGTCGACCGGCATTCCGGCAATGGCAAGCTCGCCGCCAGCCAACCGAATGGCGGCGGGGATGACATCCCCTTCATCGGTCATGGCGGAAGCGCCAAAGACGATGACAAGGCCGTAGCGGCTCGCGAAATCGGCGATATGGGCAGCAACCGCCTGTGCGTCGTGCGGACAGCGGGCTTCCTCGGCAATGCGGCTGCCACTCGGGCGGAGGCGGTCCTCGGTGAGGCGCTTCGTCTTGTCCATGACGGAGGGTTTCAACGAGGGAAGCACCGTTGCGACCAGACCGGCCGTAAGGGTCGCAAAGGGCTTGACCGAGACGGCAGAGCCCGCCGCAAGCAGAGCTCGGCCCTGCTCCGCCAGTTCAGCCGAAACGGCGAGCGGAATGATCTTGACGGTCGCCACCAGATCGCCCTTGCGAACGGGTGCGCGGTCGGCCAGCGTCGCCAGCGTCAATGCGGGGTGAACGGCGTTGAAGGTATCGATGAGCGTGCGGTCGGCGCGGAACAGGCCATTCGTCTCGGCATGGAAGTTGACGCGGCCCGTCGCCGCGGGTGAGGCCTTGAGACCATTGGCGTCAAGCGCAGACGCGATGCGTGAAGCAGCCTCGTCCTCGCCGATATCACCCGGCTCCAGCCGCGCGGCGATCACCGACGCAACGCCAGCAGCGCTTAACGTAACGATATCCGCTTCCGTTACGACATGTCCTTTCGGCAGACGGCCGCCCTCGAACATCACCGAATGGGCAAGCACGCAGGCCTTCGCCTCGGCAACCGGCACAGCGCCGAAGATCATGCTCTGGCTCCAATCGCGCGCTTGCGCAGCGTCTGGATGATGTCGCCGAGGATCGCGACGGCGATTTCGCCGGGCGTGGAGGCACCGATGTCGAGGCCTATGGGGGCCGAAATGCGGGCGATCTGCGCGTCCGTGCAGCCGGCTTCCTTCAAGCGTTCCACGCGCTTTGCATGCGTCTTGCGGCTGCCAAGCGCGCCGACATAGAAGCAGCCGGTTTTCAGTGACGAAACAAGCGGATAGTCATCGATCTTCGGATCGTGAGTCACCGCGACGAGCGCCGTGAAGGCATCAAGCGGCGTGTCCTTCAGCACATCCTCCGGCCAATCGGCGGTCAGCTTCACGCCGGCGAAACGTTCGGGCGTCGCAAAGGCCGTGCGCGGGTCGATGATCTCAAGATCAAAGCCGGCAGCGGGCGCCATGGCGGCCAGCGCCTGGCTGATATGGACGGCACCGATCACGATGATGCGCGGCGGCGGAACGTGGACGTTGAGGAAGAAGCTCTTGCCCTCTTCATCGACCAGGCCGGATTTGCCGGAGAGGAAGGCCTTGTTCAGCGCCTCTGCCGAGAGGCCGACCAGTGTCTCACCTTCCAGCGCCAGCCGGTCCTCGCCCGTTGCCAGATCGGTGATGAGGATGGCGGCGCGGCGGGCGCGCTTGGCTTCGTTCAGTTGCTTCAGGATTTCGATGCGCATCAGGCGACCTTTTCGACATAAACACGGATTCGGCCGCCGCAGGAGAGGCCGACACGCCATGCCGTCTCGTCCGCCACGCCGAATTCCAGCATCCGCGCACTGCCCGATCCGATCACATCCATCGCCTCGGTGATCACCGCGCCCTCGACGCAGCCGCCGGAGACGGAGCCGTGGAAATTGCCCTCGCCGTCGATCACCAGATGGCTGCCCACCGGGCGCGGCGCGGAGCCCCAGGTCTCGATCACGGTCGCCAGCGCCACATCGCGCCCCTCATTTTTCCAGCCTTCCGCGATGAGAAGCGGATCGTCAAAACCGGCCATGTCGTTCATCGGTGCCTCCGTTTTGTTTCGTATGTGGGGGCATCAAGACCCCCTCTCTTGCAAAATCTATGACTTAGCCTTTGGCTAAGCTCATGATTTTGCTTTCTCCCCCACCAGGGGGGAGATGGGGAGGATGGCGGCCCCGCGTTCTCCAATCTCCCCCTTGGTGGGGGAGAACGGAATTTCAGCATCTTAGCTTCAGCTAAGTGCTAGAAATTCCAAGAGAGGGGGTAGCTCGTCCTCGATTTATCAAACCCGCCCCAGATACCGCCGCGGGTCAGCCTTGCGCCCGCCGCCTTCGCCTGACAGCGCCGCCACCAGATCGCCGATCGCTTCCAGATTATGCACCGGGCGGAACTCGTCAACATGGGGCAGCATGGCGCGGACGCCGCGGGCGCGGGCTTCGAATCCATCAAAACGTAGGAGCGGATTGAGCCAAATCAAGCGGCGGCAGGAACGATGCAGCCGATCCATCTCGGTTTGCAGCTCTTCGATACTGTCGCGCTCCAGTCCGTCGGTGATCAAAAGCACGCTCGCGCCCTGCCCCAGCACGCGCCGCGCCCACAGCCGATTGAACTCGCGCAGCGTTTGGCCGATGCGCGTGCCGCCAGACCAGTCGGTAACGGCCGCCGAACAGGCATCCAGCGCCTCGTCCGGGTCCTTGTGGCGCATCTGGCGGGTGACGTTGGTCAGCCGCGTTCCGAACAGGAAGGTGTGCACCCGCCGGCGGTTTTCCGTCATGGCATGGAGGAAATGCAGGAAGATTCGGGTGTACTGGCTCATCGAGCCGGAAATGTCGGCGAGGATGACGAGCGGCGGGTGGATCGTCCGATGCTGCTTGAACTTCGGCAGAAGCAGATCGCCGCCCGTCTTCATGCTGGCACGCATGGTCTGGCGAGCGTCGAAGATCTTGGGTCGGTTCGACGGGCGGAACCGCCGGGTGCGGACCTCGTCGAAGGGCAATTGGATGCGGGCGATTTCGGCCTTGGCGATGGCGAGTTCCTTTGCCGACATCTGGGCGAAATCCATCTTCCGCAGCACTTCCGAGCCGGACATGGTGAAGCGCGCGTCGAATTCGATTTCCGGTTCCTCGGGCTTTGCACTGTGGCGGTCCTTCTCCGCCACCAACGCGTCGGCGGCGCGGGACTGGCCGGCACGGCTCTTCTCCTTCTGGCCGAGATTGGGCGTGCCGTGCAGCATCATCTGCATCATCTTGGCGATCAGCTCGCGCGAGCGCCAGAACAGCCGGAACGCCTCGTCAAAGACGGCCTTGTCCTCATGGCGCTTTACGAAGACGGCGAAGAGCGCCGTGTAGAATTCCTCGCGCGAGCCGATGCCGATGGCCTCGACCGCCTCGACGGCATCGATGACAGCGCCGGGGCCGATCTTCAGGCCCGCCTTGCGCAGGGCGCGGGCGAAGAAGGTGATGTTGTCGGCAAGCCTGCCGTCGCCCCTGCCGCCACCTGCGATTTCGCCCGAGACATCCATCGTGTCAGCCTGCGGCCAGAAGTTCGGCCTTCACCTCGGAGAGGATCTTCGTGCCCTCGCCACCCTGAATGCGCGCAATATCATCCTGATACTTCAGAAGCGTGCCGAGCGTATCGGCAATCGTTTCCGGGTCGAGCGCCACGCGGTCGAGCTCCGTCAGCGCCGTTGCCCAGTCGATGGTTTCGGCAACGCCGGGGTTCTTGAAGAGATCGACCTCGCGCAGCTTCTGCACGTAAGCCACGACCTGGCGCGCCAGCGTGTCGTTGCAGCCCGGCACCTTGCGGGAGACGATTTCCAGCTCCTGCTTGGCATCCGGATAGCCGACCCAGTGATAGAGGCAGCGGCGCTTCAGCGCGTCATGCACTTCGCGGGTGCGGTTCGTCGTGATGATGACGATCGGCGGCTCTTCGGCGCGGATCGTGCCGTATTCGGGGATCGTGACCTGGAAATCCGAGAGGACTTCCAGCAGGAAGGCCTCGAAGGCTTCGTCGGTACGGTCGAGTTCGTCAATAAGGAAGACGGGTGCGCGGCCGGCGGGCGCGGAAATCGCCTGCAGGACCGGACGACGGATCAGGTGCTTTTCGGAGAATATGCCGGCTTCCATCTCGCCGCGATCCGTCGCGCCCGAGGCTTCCGAGAGGCGGATTTCCAGCATCTGGGCGGGATAGTTCCACTCATAGACGGCGGACGAAATGTCCAGACCTTCATAGCATTGCAGGCGGATCAGCGGCCGATCGAGCGCCTTGGCCAGAACCTTGGCGACCTCCGTCTTGCCGACCCCGGCATCTCCCTCCAGGAAGAGCGGGCGCTTGAGCTTGAGCGCGAGGAAGAGCACCGTCGCCAGCGAACGCGAGGCAAGGTAGTCGTTCTCTTCCAGAAGGCTGGCGGTCTCGTCGATGGATTGCGGCAGCGGCCGCGCGGTCATGCCGGTCATGTGGGGCGAAATCTCCTCTTATGAGGAGAAGTCTATATCGCGTGATAGCTCCGGTCCATATAAACAAGAGACTGATCTTTGGAGCCGAGCCGCAGGCCCACGACCTCGCCGAAGAAGATATTGTGGGTCGACACCGACTTCGTATCGACGATGCGGCAATCGTACGTCGCGATCGAATCCTTCAGTGTCGGCGCGCCCGTCACCAGTTCGTCCCACTCGCCCATGGCGAAGCGCTCCTCGACCGGCAGTTTTGCAAAGCCGGCGAAGGCATCGGCAAGATCTCTGTGATGGGCGGCGAGCGTATTCAGCGCGAAGACGCCGCTTTCGACGAAGATGTCGTTGCTGGCATTGTGGCGGTTGAGGCAGACGAGGACCATGGCGGGACTGTCGGAGACCGAGCAGGCGGCGGTGATCGTCACGCCGCGACGCACGCCTTCATGGGCGGTCGTGACGATCTGCACGTGGCCGGCATAGCGCGCCATGGCGTCGCGATAGAGCTTCGGATCGATGCCGGGTGCGCTCAACACTTCATTCTCCAGTCTGTTCTTGTGATGATAAAGATAAGGCAGGAATGTTAAAATTCACCGCCCCAGCCCCGACAAATTGCCGTTTTCGACCGACATGTCGTAATTCCGTTTGAAGCGGAGCCAGCGCCCCACTATTGTTTTCAACACGATACGAAACGGATGCCGCACCGGATGAAGAAACTTGCCCTGACGACTGCCGCCCTTGTAAGCCTGCTTGTCGCCGACCATGCCGACGCCAAGGGGCTGACGATCGGCGTCGTCGCGCCGCAGGACGGCCCCTTTGCGATCCTCGGCAGGCAGATCATGGACGGCGCGAAGGCACAGGCCGAAGCCGCAGGCAACACGATTCTTCCCGTTCCGGAAAGCTGCGCGCCGGACTCCGGCGTCGATGTCGCCAGCCGGCTGATTGCGGGCGGCGCCTCGGTCGCCATCGGTTTTCTCTGCGCCGATTCCCTCCTGGGCAGCGCGCAGGCGCTGAAGGATGCCGCGATCCCGGCGATCACGCTCTCGGCCCGTTCGAAGATCCTCTTCGAGGATGCGGTCAAGCATGGATGGCCGATCTACTCGCTCAGCCCGCGGCCCGGCGAGGAGGCAAGCGCCACCGCCGGCTTCATCGCAGACCTCTGGCCAAACTCGGCCATCGCCATTCTCGACGACGGAACGCTGAACTCGCACGAATTGGCCGCCAATATTCGCCTGGATCTGGAAAGCAAAGGCATAAAGCCGGTGCTGGCGGAGAATTTCCGACCCAGCATCGACAATCAGAAGATCCTGGTGCGGCGGCTGCAGAAGGCGGGCGTTTCCGCGGTTTATATCGTGGGCGCCCGGAGCGACGTCGCAACGATCGCGCGGGACGCAGCCGGAACCGGAATTACGCTGATGGGCGGAGACCAGCTTCTCGCTGCGGACGATGGCGTCGCCCTGCCCGACGGCGTTCTGGCCGTGATTCCGGAGCGTTGGCGCGATCAGCCGGCAGCGTCCGCGATTGTTCATGCGCTGGCCGATCAGCAGATCGTTGCCGAAGGCTATGTCCTGCCAGCGCACGCCGCAGCGCAGATCGTGAACAAGGCGGAGACCATGGTGAGCGGCAAGCAGGATCTGGCCGCATCCATCGCGGGCGGCAGCTTCGATACGGCGGTCGGCACGGTGACCTTCGGGAAGGACCATTTCCGAGCCGAGGACATCTATCGGCTGATGGAATGGCGCAATGGCGCGTTCCAGACGCCCGGGCAATCCTCCGCCCCGGCAGGCTCCAGGTCCGGGCAGACACAATAATATCGGTTTAAAGGAAAGACGGCGTTGCGCGCGGCATTGCCGCAGCCGAAAAGCGATGTTACGGCGCGGCCACCGACTTTGCTTTTTGCATGTCACTCATCCGCTCTGCGTAGCCTCGTTCTGCGCAGCATGCTTCAGGAGGCAGACCCCATGAAACCCATCCGCATCGCGCCCTCGATCCTTGCATCGGATTTCTCCAAGCTCGGGCAGGAAGTTCGCGACGTCGTTTCCGCAGGCGCCGACTGGATCCATCTCGACGTCATGGACGGGCACTTCGTGCCCAACATCACGTTCGGACCGGATGTCATCAAGTCGCTGCGCCCGCACACGGATGCGGTCTTCGACTGCCACCTGATGATTTCGCCGGCCGATCCCTATCTGGAAGCCTTCGCCAAGGCGGGCTGCGATTACATCACCGTGCACGCCGAAGCCGGTCCGCATCTGCACCGCTCGCTGCAGGCGATCCGGGCGCTCGGCAAGAAGGCCGGCGTCTCGATCAACCCGGCGACGCATGAGAGCGTGCTGGAATACATTCTCGACGACGTCGACCTCATCCTGCTAATGAGCGTCAACCCCGGCTTCGGCGGGCAGAAATACATTCCTGCCGTCACCGAAAAGGCGAAGCGCATCCATGCCATGATCGGCAACCGGCCGATCGAGCTGGAAGTCGATGGCGGGATTACGCCGGAGACGGCACCGGCCGTCGCTGCCGCGGGCGTCAATGCGTTTGTCGCCGGTTCCGCCGTCTTCAAGGGCGGGAGCGTCGAAAGCTACCGCGCCAATATTTCGGCCATCCGCGCGGCGGCTGAAAAGGGCCGTGCATAATCCTTCCGCACGATGGTTCATGGCCGGCATGCGTTGAGATTGCCGGCCATGTTTGCTATGGCGCGGCCAACGATATTCAAACCTGCAAAGGCGAAGGCTGATGATCCCCCGCTATTCCCGCCCCGAAATGGTGTCCATCTGGTCGCAGGAGACCAAGTTCCGCATCTGGTTCGAGATCGAAGCGCATGCGTGCTTTGCGCTCGCCGATCTCGGCGTCATCCCGAAAGAGGCCGCGCAGAACATCTGGTACAAGGGTTCGGCCGCCGAATTCGACGTCGCCAAGATCGACGAGATCGAGGCCGTCACCAAGCATGACGTTATCGCCTTCCTCACGCATCTGGCCGAATTCATCGGCCCAGACTCGCGCTTTGTCCATCAGGGCATGACGTCCTCGGACGTGCTCGACACGACCTTCAACATCCAGCTCGTGCGCGCCGCCGACATCCTGATCGCCGACATGGACAAGGTTCTCGCCGCACTCAAGAAGCGCGCCTTCGAGCACAAGGACACGGTTCGCATCGGCCGGTCGCATGGCATTCATGCCGAGCCGACGACGATGGGCCTGACCTTTGCCCGCTTCTATGCCGAGATGAGCCGCAACCGCGACCGTCTCGTTGCCGCCC
It includes:
- a CDS encoding molybdenum cofactor cytidylyltransferase; protein product: MIFGAVPVAEAKACVLAHSVMFEGGRLPKGHVVTEADIVTLSAAGVASVIAARLEPGDIGEDEAASRIASALDANGLKASPAATGRVNFHAETNGLFRADRTLIDTFNAVHPALTLATLADRAPVRKGDLVATVKIIPLAVSAELAEQGRALLAAGSAVSVKPFATLTAGLVATVLPSLKPSVMDKTKRLTEDRLRPSGSRIAEEARCPHDAQAVAAHIADFASRYGLVIVFGASAMTDEGDVIPAAIRLAGGELAIAGMPVDPGNLLVLGYVHGVPVIGAPGCARSPKENGFDWILNRILAGERPTQKDAASLGVGGLLMEIPLRPLPREKATEEPHRPTVGIAVLAAGRASRMGGEKHKLLAEFSGEPLVRRSVAAAVSAGAEKVAVITGHRAEEIGEALAGLNVESIRNPDFASGMASSIRVGVEALRERDGIVIALADMPGVTADDYSKLIDAFRREGGNAIVRAVSAGKRGNPVILPKTLYPALLRLEGDVGARHIIEKSGLPVVDVEIGEAAHLDVDTIEAIEAAGGVLKG
- a CDS encoding branched-chain amino acid transport system substrate-binding protein produces the protein MKKLALTTAALVSLLVADHADAKGLTIGVVAPQDGPFAILGRQIMDGAKAQAEAAGNTILPVPESCAPDSGVDVASRLIAGGASVAIGFLCADSLLGSAQALKDAAIPAITLSARSKILFEDAVKHGWPIYSLSPRPGEEASATAGFIADLWPNSAIAILDDGTLNSHELAANIRLDLESKGIKPVLAENFRPSIDNQKILVRRLQKAGVSAVYIVGARSDVATIARDAAGTGITLMGGDQLLAADDGVALPDGVLAVIPERWRDQPAASAIVHALADQQIVAEGYVLPAHAAAQIVNKAETMVSGKQDLAASIAGGSFDTAVGTVTFGKDHFRAEDIYRLMEWRNGAFQTPGQSSAPAGSRSGQTQ
- a CDS encoding xanthine dehydrogenase accessory factor gives rise to the protein MRIEILKQLNEAKRARRAAILITDLATGEDRLALEGETLVGLSAEALNKAFLSGKSGLVDEEGKSFFLNVHVPPPRIIVIGAVHISQALAAMAPAAGFDLEIIDPRTAFATPERFAGVKLTADWPEDVLKDTPLDAFTALVAVTHDPKIDDYPLVSSLKTGCFYVGALGSRKTHAKRVERLKEAGCTDAQIARISAPIGLDIGASTPGEIAVAILGDIIQTLRKRAIGARA
- a CDS encoding MFS transporter, PPP family, 3-phenylpropionic acid transporter, which gives rise to MTTVLSDAQFGQAPFYYRTRAAMTFCAPMITNALLMPYFPVWLQSLHLADWQIGLITGVPLIVRVIVAPVVAALSDRIGERATVLFWSGLTSFITCCALFYSVAFWPVLLIYGLLGAFYSPYSPVAESLMMTGARRWAFQYGHMRMWGSILFIVSTLAGGYLVGAHGASSVLPAITFGFLLTVLGGLIAPKTGVSRLKPITEPTMVPEERVFRKPDFLFVLIGVTLSGSSHAMLYTFSSLYWEQIGIPGSQIGLLWGAGVAAEVCVFLWSSWLLRRFSIWQLILAGTMMSIVRWAAFPLATDFYSFIPLQVLHAFTFATAHLGLQRLITQRVPGHQEATAEGLYFFYSNIFLAVSTFFCGFVFNRFGGVSFLFMCVLAIAGTLSVIAGWLSQPQRAGAGGRTNEAS
- a CDS encoding ribulose-5-phosphate 3-epimerase, whose product is MKPIRIAPSILASDFSKLGQEVRDVVSAGADWIHLDVMDGHFVPNITFGPDVIKSLRPHTDAVFDCHLMISPADPYLEAFAKAGCDYITVHAEAGPHLHRSLQAIRALGKKAGVSINPATHESVLEYILDDVDLILLMSVNPGFGGQKYIPAVTEKAKRIHAMIGNRPIELEVDGGITPETAPAVAAAGVNAFVAGSAVFKGGSVESYRANISAIRAAAEKGRA
- a CDS encoding MoxR-like ATPase, which gives rise to MTGMTARPLPQSIDETASLLEENDYLASRSLATVLFLALKLKRPLFLEGDAGVGKTEVAKVLAKALDRPLIRLQCYEGLDISSAVYEWNYPAQMLEIRLSEASGATDRGEMEAGIFSEKHLIRRPVLQAISAPAGRAPVFLIDELDRTDEAFEAFLLEVLSDFQVTIPEYGTIRAEEPPIVIITTNRTREVHDALKRRCLYHWVGYPDAKQELEIVSRKVPGCNDTLARQVVAYVQKLREVDLFKNPGVAETIDWATALTELDRVALDPETIADTLGTLLKYQDDIARIQGGEGTKILSEVKAELLAAG
- a CDS encoding cob(II)yrinic acid a,c-diamide reductase, with the protein product MLSAPGIDPKLYRDAMARYAGHVQIVTTAHEGVRRGVTITAACSVSDSPAMVLVCLNRHNASNDIFVESGVFALNTLAAHHRDLADAFAGFAKLPVEERFAMGEWDELVTGAPTLKDSIATYDCRIVDTKSVSTHNIFFGEVVGLRLGSKDQSLVYMDRSYHAI
- a CDS encoding L-alanine-DL-glutamate epimerase, which translates into the protein MIRYAEATIESFPIAGSFTISRGSKTSADVVVCTIREGGNAGRGECVPYRRYGETIESVMAEINAILPMVVEGMERSVLQSLMKPGAARNAVDCALWDLEAKKRDMTVMEAMGLSIARPLVTAYTISLASAEEMAAQTAKWAHRKLLKVKVGTEDDESRIRAVRAAAPDSAIVLDANEGWTEDNLTRHLTIAAECGIALIEQPLPAGKDALLARIPHPVPICADESAHEAEGLELLRDRYDAINIKLDKAGGLTEAVKMKNRARELGYEVMVGCMVGTSLAMAPAVLLAQDADFVDLDGPLLLSRDRTPGLVYDASFVLPPAPALWG
- a CDS encoding DNA transformation protein, with protein sequence MDNDQLEEMFQAVAPISIRRMFGGKGIYSDGEIIAIWLRDRMLLKGDAECAAQYEAQGGVQWTYQHNKTGKDVKMPYWSMPEIGWDDPDEMATLARTALGAALRSR
- a CDS encoding predicted sulfurylase small subunit, molybdopterin cytosine dinucleotide biosynthesis, which translates into the protein MNDMAGFDDPLLIAEGWKNEGRDVALATVIETWGSAPRPVGSHLVIDGEGNFHGSVSGGCVEGAVITEAMDVIGSGSARMLEFGVADETAWRVGLSCGGRIRVYVEKVA